The Primulina huaijiensis isolate GDHJ02 chromosome 17, ASM1229523v2, whole genome shotgun sequence genome window below encodes:
- the LOC140962831 gene encoding F-box protein At3g07870-like, producing the protein MGLDGSRRRSKRFMNSEGRGNDWIDEQPCDCTAAVRSKLSFPICELPVHILCDIFSRLPLESIFRCRCVCKTFLDLLKDPYFIELHCARSSTSTTYLFFHENLQNRAILRFLTFNHDEVGISLCTSDDQSFNHDLYSRQHIACQISTQFGFHIQRLDFVGSCNGLLCLYIASPPKPFYAICNPICCEMITLPSLVVSAPLYTYANHSGFGYCQKTKKYKVISFMYLTSLDPVTSAESKRMVANIHTLGVDSWRRIENAPRPKHKSFDPLLNGVLHWITDSYKPCELVSSFDLATETFKFVPPPAHFSLQYVNKISWINIGVLKDCLCICYIYEDADFEVWLMGEYGVKESWTRHVSIDTKFYIKLQVEDLQRPIKFLNNGDLWFISSSESLVSFSPTKKTFRELRAMGRPKMEVTAHDLSFISLQDAVGAKCPQVMAMKLQNVLFFC; encoded by the coding sequence ATGGGATTAGACGGTAGCAGGAGACGCAGCAAACGTTTTATGAATAGTGAGGGAAGGGGGAACGACTGGATTGATGAACAACCTTGTGATTGTACTGCAGCGGTGAGAAGTAAACTAAGTTTTCCTATATGTGAGTTGCCGGTACATATTCTGTGTGATATTTTTTCTAGGCTTCCGCTGGAGAGTATATTCCGGTGTCGATGTGTTTGCAAAACGTTTCTCGACCTTCTCAAGGATCCCTATTTTATCGAATTACATTGTGCCAGATCATCTACCTCGACAACCTATCTGTTTTTTCATGAGAACTTACAGAATCGTGCGATTCTCCGCTTCCTTACCTTTAATCATGATGAAGTTGGTATATCCTTGTGCACCAGTGATGATCAAAGTTTTAATCATGACCTTTATAGTAGGCAACATATTGCGTGTCAGATTAGTACTCAATTTGGTTTTCACATCCAGAGACTTGATTTTGTTGGATCATGCAATGGACTGCTGTGTTTGTATATTGCATCGCCACCAAAGCCCTTCTATGCAATATGCAACCCTATATGCTGCGAAATGATAACGCTTCCTAGCCTGGTTGTTTCGGCTCCCCTTTATACTTATGCAAACCATTCCGGATTTGGATATTGCCAAAAGACTAAGAAGTACAAGGTTATCAGTTTCATGTACCTCACATCCCTCGACCCTGTGACTTCTGCAGAATCGAAAAGAATGGTAGCTAACATACACACACTTGGTGTAGATTCGTGGAGAAGGATTGAAAATGCCCCCAGGccaaaacataaatcatttgATCCTCTTCTAAATGGTGTACTCCACTGGATAACCGACAGTTATAAACCTTGTGAGCTTGTAAGTTCATTCGACTTGGCAACAGAAACATTCAAGTTTGTCCCACCTCCAGCTCACTTCAGTCTACAATATGTGAACAAAATCTCCTGGATCAATATTGGTGTCCTAAAAGATTGCCTCTGCATCTGCTACATTTACGAGGATGCTGATTTCGAGGTTTGGCTGATGGGAGAATACGGAGTTAAAGAATCATGGACCAGACACGTCAGCATTGACACGAAGTTTTACATTAAATTGCAGGTTGAGGATCTGCAACGACCTattaaattcttgaacaatGGTGATCTGTGGTTTATATCTAGTTCAGAATCTCTTGTTTCTTTTAGTCCTACCAAAAAAACGTTCAGGGAGTTGAGAGCAATGGGACGCCCGAAAATGGAGGTTACCGCACATGATCTCAGCTTCATATCCCTCCAGGATGCCGTGGGAGCAAAATGTCCTCAAGTGATGGCCATGAAACTTCAAAACGTATTGTTTTTTTGTTGA
- the LOC140963265 gene encoding protein STICHEL-like gives MVGGGAGIDPGCLNLKKELAQILKGARVSRDPGTSSSWRSPMNSAASFSKHHYVHHYKNDQDDGRAIPDSSVEFLQTTLHVESNSNCGSCDNSVNRSNANVKEKERKVFLSNWSSISESEKDGDPENENDEGSHEESVDLECSNRARKLVGNNSKSFAYLSDGSDSSILKDKDTSPVPSIRHTFKKSKRSNHSSNSLLRSNDKLQKQILLSRYCVENMVENLTDAGAKRYGSVYHSDDTEDESYSFLARSSMKQFDRKEEDSASHSTPALSTSSYNDYGFKDSSAIMPHNPTMGDDAEDEADDKMDFSVQQRCGIPCYWSKKLTRKSRVGYGSSYSLSLSETLRRKGSSILCGSQRSNQRRRRRASMASNKRRLASRTTAKNVISLLTNSCDDRGGSSIGNEHSDHESSSNFGELDLEALSRLDGKKRSSTCSCRDRFELVAPDSGIPRKESSQTVINLSHKYRPMLFEDLIGQNLVVQSLMSAISRGRIASVYLFQGPYGTGKTSSARIFAAALNCVATKDSKPCGVCRECVDLISGKVSELIEVDGSDKKGIETIENLLRNLLREPRSTLLKYKVFVVDECHLLPSKTWMSLLRLLEKLLQRVVFILITTDIDNVHRTMLSRCQRITFNKVSTCDIIARLRKIDHDDNLYVESDALQLIASNADGSPRDAETMLDQLTLFGKIITTSMVNKLIGAVPDERLLNLLELATTSNATETVKRARELMNSGHDPVVLTSRMATLIVDIIAGTFLNVDSKNNDSFFAGRILSERELDTLKHVLTVLAESEKHLRVSRGRSTWFTATLLQLSSGPSLGHANSSSSRRQSFKTTEEDRIKMFEGSSAQKLKTDEQLAPEKSGSEISFSISADQNIARKDYPISLVDDASGDSNADQSVNDEALLLSHYDCGNRKTALTYMNSKVLADIWVLCIEKCHFGTLRQLLSCHGKLVCISEVKGGFVAYVAFEDSAIKTRAEDFLSSITNLFKIVLQHNVEVEIILLPDSLGQKQIKKYIFNTPQPTIRRGWAGKPAIFAGL, from the exons ATGGTGGGTGGAGGTGCTGGGATTGATCCAGGTTGCCTGAATTTGAAGAAAGAATTGGCTCAAATTCTAAAAGGAGCTCGAGTGTCGCGGGACCCTGGGACATCCTCGTCTTGGCGTTCACCGATGAATTCTGCGGCGTCCTTCAGCAAGCATCATTATGTGCACCACTACAAGAATGACCAGGATGATGGTAGAGCTATTCCTGATTCCTCTGTAGAGTTTTTGCAGACCACATTGCATGTAGAAAGCAATAGTAATTGTGGTAGTTGTGATAATTCTGTTAATAGAAGCAATGCGAATGTGaaagagaaagaaagaaaggtGTTTTTGTCCAATTGGAGTTCGATATCCGAGAGTGAAAAGGATGGTGATCCTGAGAATGAGAATGATGAAGGGAGTCATGAGGAGAGTGTTGACTTGGAATGCTCAAATCGTGCAAGGAAACTTGTGGGAAATAATTCCAAGAGTTTTGCTTATTTGAGTGATGGTTCCGATTCGTCGATTTTAAAGGATAAAGATACCAGTCCTGTTCCTTCCATTCGACATACATTTAAGAAGTCGAAGAGAAGTAATCATTCTAGCAACAGTTTGCTTCGTTCTAATGATAAATTGCAGAAACAGATACTATTGAGTAGATATTGTGTCGAGAACATGGTAGAAAATTTGACAGATGCTGGTGCAAAGAGGTATGGTTCGGTTTATCATTCTGATGATACAGAGGATGAAAGTTATTCCTTTCTTGCTCGTTCTTCCATGAAACAATTTGACAGGAAAGAGGAAGATTCCGCTTCACACAGTACTCCAGCATTGTCTACGAGTTCATATAACGATTACGGCTTTAAGGATTCAAGTGCAATCATGCCCCACAATCCAACCATGGGAGATGATGCGGAAGATGAGGCAGATGATAAAATGGATTTTTCCGTCCAACAGAGGTGTGGAATTCCTTGTTATTGGTCGAAAAAGTTAACACGGAAGTCTAGAGTAGGATATGGGAGTAGCTATTCTCTATCCCTTTCTGAAACTTTGAGGAGAAAAGGAAGCAGCATTTTGTGTGGAAGTCAAAGGAGTAATCAAAGAAGACGTCGCAGGGCATCTATGGCTTCCAACAAGAGGAGACTGGCTTCTCGGACAACAGCTAAAAATGTCATATCCCTTCTTACCAATAGTTGCGACGATAGAGGAGGATCATCTATTGGAAATGAGCACAGTGATCACGAGTCCTCGTCAAATTTTGGGGAGCTTGATTTGGAGGCTTTGAGTAGGTTGGATGGAAAAAAGCGGTCTTCAACTTGTAGTTGTCGAGACAGGTTCGAGCTTGTGGCACCTGATTCGGGAATCCCGAGGAAAGAATCTTCTCAAACTGTCATAAATCTTAGTCACAAATATAGGCCGATGCTTTTTGAGGACTTGATTGGGCAGAACCTAGTTGTTCAGTCCCTCATGAGTGCAATTTCAAGAGGAAGAATCGCCTCCGTTTATCTTTTTCAAGGTCCATATGGAACTGGAAAAACTTCATCTGCAAGAATTTTTGCTGCTGCTCTGAATTGCGTTGCCACTAAAGATTCAAAGCCTTGTGGGGTTTGTAGAGAATGTGTCGATTTGATATCTGGCAAGGTCAGTGAGCTTATCGAAGTTGATGGTTCCGATAAGAAGGGAATTGAAACAattgaaaatcttttgagaAACCTTTTGAGGGAACCTCGATCTACTCTTCTTAAGTACAAGGTTTTTGTTGTGGACGAGTGTCACTTGTTGCCTTCAAAGACGTGGATGTCACTTCTTCGACTCCTCGAGAAACTCCTGCAGCGTGTAGTTTTCATACTCATAACAACTGATATTGATAATGTGCATCGTACTATGTTGTCCCGGTGTCAAAGAATTACTTTTAACAAAGTTAGCACATGCGACATAATTGCTCGACTCAGGAAAATTGATCATGATGATAATTTGTACGTTGAATCAGACGCGTTACAGTTGATTGCTTCAAATGCAGATGGTTCGCCGCGAGATGCAGAAACAATGTTAGACCAGTTGACCCTGTTTGGGAAAATAATCACCACGTCCATGGTGAATAAACTT ATTGGGGCTGTTCCTGATGAGAGATTGCTGAATCTTTTGGAATTAGCCACGACATCAAATGCTACCGAAACAGTGAAAAGAGCCAGAGAATTGATGAACTCAGGTCACGATCCTGTAGTTTTAACGTCTCGGATGGCAACTCTTATTGTGGATATTATTGCTGGAACTTTCCTGAATGTTGATTCTAAGAACAATGATTCTTTCTTTGCCGGACGAATTT TGTCTGAAAGAGAATTAGACACACTCAAGCATGTGTTGACAGTTCTAGCTGAGTCCGAGAAGCATCTGAGGGTATCAAGAGGACGGTCAACGTGGTTCACAGCAACCCTGTTACAATTAAGTTCTGGTCCTTCACTCGGTCATGCCAACTCAAGCAGTAGTAGACGACAGAGCTTCAAAACAACGGAGGAGGACCGCATAAAAATGTTCGAAGGATCTTCTGCCCAAAAGCTGAAAACTGATGAACAGCTTGCACCTGAAAAATCAGGTTCTGAAATATCGTTTTCAATATCAGCTGACCAGAATATAGCGAGAAAAGATTATCCAATCTCATTGGTTGATGATGCCAGTGGCGATTCTAATGCCGACCAGTCTGTGAATGATGAGGCATTGCTTCTCTCTCACTATGATTGTGGAAATCGGAAAACGGCTTTGACATACATGAACTCAAAGGTGTTGGCGGATATTTGGGTCCTGTGTATTGAAAAATGTCATTTCGGGACTCTGAGACAACTGCTTTCTTGTCATGGAAAGCTTGTATGCATATCTGAAGTTAAAG GTGGATTTGTTGCTTATGTTGCGTTCGAAGATAGTGCTATTAAAACCAGAGCAGAAGATTTTCTAAGCAGTATCACTAACTTGTTCAAAATCGTTTTACAACACAATGTGGAGGTTGAAATTATCCTTTTACCAGATTCTTTGGGTCAGAAGCAGatcaagaaatacatatttaataccCCACAACCCACCATTAGGCGGGGCTGGGCGGGAAAGCCAGCCATTTTCGCGGGCCTCTAA